TTAACCACAGTGAGGATATCGGTGCAATTTCACAGCTTTGTTTCCTCAGTGTGAGCGGTCAGTGAGTacgcaggtcagaggtcgttgTGACTTGTGCCTTGTGAGCGGCGTAGGACAAGTGTTCAGGGCGAGAGGCCGGGCCTCCTTCAGGGCGGTTCCAAACAGTTTCAGAGGAAGCTCAGTGAAGGGaataataaactaaataatatatattattataaaaaggATATATGATGATGAAAGGATAAGGAAATGTGTGATTTGGTTTAACTAATGAAGGCCTAAGGAAAGACCTCAAATGTATGTGGTGTAGTCTGAGGTTATGTCAGACAGCAATATTAGGCTAACTTTGTTCAATTATTGAGTGTCAATGGGACCAAATAACATAACTATATGATCGAAATGAATCCAGAAATCGAGCAAAACTAAGCAAATGAACTAGGGCAGAGTGCCTGGTGcttcttatctttttttttttataccaagCGTTATCCGAGGGGAGGCACAGTTACACAGTGACATGCCGAGCAGAACCgcttctttctgtttgtttgttgcttaaCATGTTTTTTGCCAAAGTATTAAGAATGTTATATTCTAGACTTTTTTGAATAACTTCCTCGTGCCAGTAATCTCCTAAACCTTTTGCATACGCATCGTACTCTGTTGGAAAAGagtcctttttttgtatttgcacatGAACCTCACCACTCCAGCCCCAGTGAGGTCCAGACGTTTTTTGGAACCCGCTGTAGTTTAATCACGAGCAGGACCATTTATTTACATGAAACTGTAAACTGAAGTAGGGTGGGCCTTTAACCTGCATGAATGAGCACAGTTACAATGAAACTACCAAAGGCTTGCATGGACATGGCTATATAAGGAGCCAGTCATGctaaacaaattcaaattattccccaaaaaaagtttttcttaatttggctacatggattaaaaaaaaacacgacaatTTGAACAACCACATCTTAAAATATATGGCTTACCCTTTTTCTTCAAACTTTTTTACAGGGATGCTATTGTTTACACAAAGGACTCTGTACTATAAAGTTATGTGGTGTATATCTGTACCAATATAATCCAATCAATGTACTGTAGATGTAAATCAGAGTATTATGTGGTTGAAACCTGAAATAAATCTGAGGAAAGTACTGTACAAAGTGTTTgtttattatgctttttttaTAACTGAGGAAAAATCATTAACCCTGAAGCAAAGACAAGTGCTGTTAGATTCAGTATGAGTCTTGATTAAAAACTAATATATGCGGTAAAAAATACCATTTTAGCAAAATATAAACAGAAGTTATCAAAGGACTTAAAACCAGATTTCAACTAAGTGTTCTCAGGCTACATCTCTACAGGATGGGGCTTCAGGTTTGCGTGAGCACACAGGTGTTATCTTAAGACTCCCATGCACCATTCACTAGAAAGTGTTGTACTAGATTCCTAGATTGTGAACCTGGAACTTCCCAATCTCCTGAGGATCTGGGGTCCACTGAGCAGATCCTTCTCTGCTTGGTTGAATATCCAGCTTTGTAGCCTCCTGTCTAAGTGCTGAACCTCAAGGAGAAGTTCATAAAGATTCAGTTACTCCCGTGACCACTAGACGCCGGCACCATGAAACAGAGTCCAGATGAATATGTCCATGGGGTCCAACACAAGGGGCAACATCCACAACAACAAGTCTACATGTGCAGTTCCCCCATCCCTGTGTAAGTCACTTCTTTGTTCCATGAAGGCAATTGACACATTAGTAATGTATGGATTATTGAATTTAACAAACTTGTAAATAAACCTCTAATATATGAGCCCCACACTTCACTGGCCATAGGCACTGGATTGGCGATGTCCAATTCCTCGTAGTGTCTGGAGCTCTTGCTCCCTCCTATATGTAAGATGATCACAAAGGTAATGTCGCTTTAAATTGGGAGCGTTTGGCACCTATTGCTGCAGGTGGACTTTGGACAATGAGCATCAGTTGCCTTCAGGACCCATGTCAGAGTATGTGAGATCTTGCTGAaacagctcctcctgcagccttGCTAGAGCCACCAGTGGATCCTCTTTGAAGGGGGATTCGTGCTGGGAGGACATTTTAGAGATATACCCTTGATCAGATCCACTGTTTGGACCCTTTCGACTAGGGCCCAGAAACTCATTGTCATCCATCTTCACTGGCAGGGACAAGCTGACTTCAGATGGAGGGAAATATTCACTCTGCATGTCTGCACATGAGGATTCTTGAGGATTTGAGTCAGGGAAATTCTGTAGGTCCGAGCCTCTCAAGTCCAAATGAGCAGAGAGTTGGCTTGTTGGCACCAATGaatcttcttcatcatcctcagtGGGAACTTGGCCCAGTGGTTGTTCCTCAAGGGCGAGCCACTTCTGTCTTGGTGATAGAGGCTTGTTTAAAACAGGTTCAACTATGTAGACAGATTCCGGTCTGGGGCTGTGAGGGTACATGTGATCGGTCAACACGTCCTCCAGGTTCGATGGATGCTGATAGTTGTACTCAAGGTTTACTTCTGGTGTCACTTCTACCACTGACGACAGGGGGTGCGGTGGGTTGAGTTCAGGTGTAAGGACATGAACACTGTTACAATTTTCTGTGATTTCTACCTCATGGATGTAGACAGGAGGGCCATCTCTGATTTGAGGGACACACTTTAGGACTGGAGGGATATGCAGCTTGTCAATCAGAAGGTTGGCCTCAGTCATGACCTCCTCCTCACAATCCACACACTCCTTCTCAAACCAGTCAGGATTTTCCAACTGGTAGGCCTGGAAAGTTTCGATGGCATTCTTCAGGGCTTTGCCTGAGGGACAATTGAAATATTCGTCCCCTCCGATGCCTGGAATGTGGTTGACCTGATCCGGCTGATACTTTTCAATGTCCACAATGCGGAAGTACAGCTCTTCGAAGTGTTTCATCAGCTTATATTTGACTGTGATGTCAAAAACCGATGGTATGTCTTGTTTGCTGCTGACGTCGTCGAAGTACGCCACCATGTACTTGCCCAGCATGCCCGCCTGGTGCATGTCTGGTAGGAAAAGGTGGAGAAAGGGGGTGAGCATGTCGTCTGTGGGGGAGACAAGGTCCTCCCTCAGTGTTACCCGGCCTTGACCGCACAAGGCCCTCCACTTTGCCTGGACGCCTTGCGAGCACAGGACCAGGATTTTGTCAGAGGGATTTTTCAGCTGTTGCCGTTGCCACTCGAGCCAGCGGAGGCGACCCACCAAGCCAACCGAGGTGGAGTCTAGCAAATCCACCAGCACCTTGGTGCCACACTTGATCTGGAGGAAGGCGCAGAGCTTGAGCACTATGTCCCTGTAGAGGTAGTGGTCCTGAGAGTAGATGACCAGCACTTTGGGAGGTTGTttaagctgctgctgtggcagtTTGTCACCCTGCACAGGTGCTGCAGCGACAATTTTGCCTGAAAGTGCACAAGAGCACAGTTAAGAGAATATTgccaataaaaaacaaaggtacATATCAAAAAAGTTATATTCTATATTCAATGAAAAGGGTTTTGATGTTAGAACTCAATGACGAAGGAATGGAAAATGCATCGGGACTGACCTGGCTTCCTGCAAAGCACGCACATAACAATTGTCATCACTACACACATTAACACCACTCCCAGGGTGACGAATGTGTACAAAGGAACATCCTGCTTGTCTGGTGGATTTACTGTGGGAAACGGAACACAGTTCGCTGATTAGTTGTCGCTGTTTAATACAGAGTGAAGTAGTCATGAAATTTTATTTGTCAAAACCAATGACGTTCACATCAGCCTCTGCAAATGTTGGAATCATAACATGCTGATATAAGACTGCTAAACTACAATGGTGAACATGTTAAcataaaatcaacaaacaggCGGAAGACCACAAGATATTCCCATAACAGGTAGCTGCATGTCCTCATATAAGCTGCATACCTGCTGTGCGAGCTGAATTAGACAATATGGAGTCTTGACATTGGTCCTGGCTGTTAACACGTTATTGTCTCAGAGCACAGACGTGTTTAATCAGTATAGCAACCCACTTTTCCAACTGTACAAACTGTCCAATCATCATGGTTCAATCACTGAATCTTGATTCAAACTCCCCCCTCagcaccctctcctcagtcatcctcccactagctgcagctgtgaaggggctTTGGACTTGTCtgtgacttggaccagcagcaGTAGTGTACTTTCACtg
The sequence above is a segment of the Scophthalmus maximus strain ysfricsl-2021 chromosome 2, ASM2237912v1, whole genome shotgun sequence genome. Coding sequences within it:
- the il17ra1a gene encoding interleukin 17 receptor A1a — encoded protein: MRSGFRAHGAATHESPASSRRFWRWCDILLSWRKALLPPESRRNKATAMILRAVVVVLCASLASPLRVLSPLRCPRQDLRCTVHTSNCLDTSWLDVNKYTPSRPEELQVSVDTRRDEAGRLLPVLGANWTLTDDGSISFLKATELHVLVMSTNLNLCVRYTFKDTLTMRSPTGEKWLLSANMVVLEPGHRYQVSVVNIPKPEIGHSGYDVSKELIVPGCQDATMQMTQFCVERGSLWQANISLAKVPAVEGGSALAVSFSPDRLCEEYMVIVRCSAVHQHVDRVYKANHTTLNVTFSLSKWPTSCCQFDVEVKPIFPQCGQDCARQGRTQDICHVNPPDKQDVPLYTFVTLGVVLMCVVMTIVMCVLCRKPGKIVAAAPVQGDKLPQQQLKQPPKVLVIYSQDHYLYRDIVLKLCAFLQIKCGTKVLVDLLDSTSVGLVGRLRWLEWQRQQLKNPSDKILVLCSQGVQAKWRALCGQGRVTLREDLVSPTDDMLTPFLHLFLPDMHQAGMLGKYMVAYFDDVSSKQDIPSVFDITVKYKLMKHFEELYFRIVDIEKYQPDQVNHIPGIGGDEYFNCPSGKALKNAIETFQAYQLENPDWFEKECVDCEEEVMTEANLLIDKLHIPPVLKCVPQIRDGPPVYIHEVEITENCNSVHVLTPELNPPHPLSSVVEVTPEVNLEYNYQHPSNLEDVLTDHMYPHSPRPESVYIVEPVLNKPLSPRQKWLALEEQPLGQVPTEDDEEDSLVPTSQLSAHLDLRGSDLQNFPDSNPQESSCADMQSEYFPPSEVSLSLPVKMDDNEFLGPSRKGPNSGSDQGYISKMSSQHESPFKEDPLVALARLQEELFQQDLTYSDMGPEGN